The following coding sequences are from one Elusimicrobium minutum Pei191 window:
- a CDS encoding phospholipase D-like domain-containing protein, translated as MKFKNSFLKLFVLILLAFFIGCHQVFKKQEVISMIDQSQDPKEVFVYNNDLYISYYYSGVYFFLSGHLPKEGKTNKKYKYLDVEVVKKLETEIPASQKREVVLVKGVLERVVKEVSNELAPRKAGNGYLLLTDYKDVVVYRDFNGKIVIAAPGDIPKEIEMVKKVKNTVIRELAQKHFLSILKAEYPNKRRLLVEVSQIPQVPYLFLDMKTGYMAAVRIPDLYELQKDVSPVGISVGMVYSFFIKSNFIGIIKAPVTSAHIVLAGSDAFIKNIFSPKVRNLKTDFVPLYEGDEMMDLESFNKFLDRNTRKEIYKARTTLLIGGEEFFAHFIKAAGNARSSIDIRLYIFKVDPYSLSLADILKNKSNEGVETRVLVDEINTVINLMKAPKMPHEPDYVMPKIKKYMTEDSSVKFRTHPNILGIVDHTKVIIIDDKLAYTGGMNFGEEYRYKWHDLMIALEGPIVQKLKNNFNHSWTFSGLGGDLGTGAVIANEECDECFKNNYDTDMIDVRPLYTKPSRPDILKAQLEAIKRSKKRIYIQNAYFSDNRIVKELIMARRRGVDVRVILPSENDIGLMHSNNKVKANIMLRNNIRVYFYPTMSHIKAAIYDNWACIGSANFDKLSLFVNGEMNFGIDDAAFVQELNERLFEKDFADSEEIIEPFELTTADYILAALSLQA; from the coding sequence ATGAAATTTAAAAATTCTTTTTTAAAGCTTTTTGTTCTTATCCTACTTGCTTTTTTTATAGGCTGCCACCAGGTTTTTAAAAAGCAGGAAGTTATAAGCATGATTGACCAAAGCCAGGACCCTAAAGAGGTTTTTGTCTATAATAATGATCTTTACATTTCCTATTATTACAGCGGCGTATATTTCTTTTTATCGGGGCATTTGCCAAAAGAAGGCAAAACCAATAAAAAATACAAATATTTAGACGTCGAAGTAGTAAAAAAGCTTGAAACTGAAATACCCGCCTCCCAAAAGCGGGAAGTTGTTTTGGTAAAAGGCGTGCTGGAACGCGTTGTTAAAGAAGTTTCAAACGAACTCGCGCCTCGAAAAGCGGGCAACGGCTATTTGCTTTTAACGGACTACAAGGACGTTGTTGTATACCGTGATTTTAACGGTAAAATTGTTATCGCCGCTCCCGGTGATATTCCTAAAGAAATAGAAATGGTTAAAAAAGTAAAAAATACCGTTATAAGGGAATTGGCGCAAAAACACTTTCTTTCTATTTTAAAAGCTGAGTATCCTAATAAGAGAAGGTTACTTGTGGAAGTATCCCAAATTCCGCAGGTGCCCTATTTGTTTTTAGATATGAAAACAGGCTATATGGCCGCTGTAAGAATACCGGACTTATATGAGTTGCAAAAAGATGTATCGCCCGTGGGAATCTCTGTCGGTATGGTGTATTCCTTTTTTATTAAAAGTAATTTTATAGGCATTATAAAAGCGCCGGTTACAAGCGCGCATATTGTTCTTGCCGGCAGCGACGCCTTTATAAAAAATATTTTCTCCCCAAAGGTGCGTAACCTAAAAACTGATTTTGTGCCTTTATATGAAGGCGACGAAATGATGGACCTTGAATCTTTTAATAAGTTTTTAGATAGAAACACACGTAAGGAGATTTATAAAGCCAGAACGACCCTTCTTATAGGAGGGGAGGAATTTTTTGCCCATTTTATAAAAGCGGCGGGCAACGCGCGAAGTTCCATAGACATAAGGCTTTATATTTTTAAAGTTGACCCATACAGCCTAAGCCTTGCTGATATTTTAAAAAACAAATCTAACGAAGGCGTTGAAACAAGGGTGCTGGTTGATGAAATTAACACTGTAATTAATTTAATGAAAGCGCCTAAAATGCCGCATGAGCCTGATTATGTGATGCCAAAAATTAAAAAATATATGACGGAAGATTCTTCGGTTAAATTCCGTACGCATCCTAACATACTTGGCATAGTGGACCATACCAAAGTTATTATTATAGACGATAAACTGGCCTATACCGGCGGTATGAACTTTGGTGAGGAATACCGCTATAAATGGCATGACCTTATGATAGCTTTAGAGGGACCTATAGTACAAAAACTTAAAAATAATTTTAACCATTCGTGGACGTTCTCCGGCCTCGGAGGTGATTTGGGCACCGGCGCTGTTATTGCGAACGAAGAATGTGACGAATGTTTTAAAAATAATTACGACACGGATATGATTGACGTGCGCCCCTTATACACTAAGCCAAGCAGGCCTGATATTTTAAAGGCTCAGTTGGAAGCTATTAAACGCTCTAAAAAAAGGATTTATATACAAAACGCCTATTTTTCGGATAATAGGATAGTAAAAGAACTTATTATGGCAAGAAGGCGCGGCGTTGACGTGCGCGTAATACTTCCTTCTGAAAATGACATTGGTTTAATGCATTCAAATAATAAAGTAAAAGCCAATATTATGTTAAGAAATAATATAAGGGTTTACTTTTATCCGACAATGTCGCATATAAAGGCGGCTATTTATGATAATTGGGCTTGTATCGGGTCGGCCAATTTTGATAAGCTGAGTCTGTTTGTAAACGGTGAAATGAACTTCGGTATAGATGACGCCGCTTTTGTGCAGGAACTTAATGAACGTTTGTTTGAAAAAGATTTTGCCGATTCCGAAGAAATAATCGAGCCTTTTGAACTTACCACGGCGGACTATATTTTGGCGGCGCTTTCTTTGCAGGCTTAA
- the trxA gene encoding thioredoxin, whose amino-acid sequence MSEIILTDDNFKTEIENSKGVALVDFWATWCGPCKMFAPIFEETAKEYEGKAKFGKVNTDDAPGVSSNYRISSIPTVIVFKDGKPAQVLIGLQSKESLKKTIDALI is encoded by the coding sequence ATGAGTGAAATTATTTTAACAGATGACAATTTTAAAACTGAAATAGAGAATTCTAAAGGCGTGGCTTTGGTTGATTTTTGGGCAACATGGTGCGGCCCTTGCAAAATGTTCGCCCCCATTTTTGAAGAAACGGCCAAAGAATATGAAGGAAAAGCGAAATTCGGCAAAGTTAATACGGACGACGCCCCCGGCGTAAGTTCAAATTACAGGATTTCGTCTATTCCTACCGTAATAGTTTTTAAAGACGGTAAACCCGCGCAGGTTCTTATAGGTTTGCAAAGCAAGGAATCACTTAAAAAAACTATTGACGCACTAATTTAA
- a CDS encoding MATE family efflux transporter: MGNAKKSKSLIKEIWLVAYPLIITNASIVTMQFVDRIFLSRYSPDALAACVPGGSLAFTFVALFMGIAAYTGVFVAQYDGQKKRANISVSLWQGIIISLFSGIIIALLTPVGFWVIDLFDHAPEVVVLEKQYFGILNLFGGVIILTNALSAFFIGRGKTTVPMSVTIIGNIINMFFAYAMIFGHFGFPEMGIKGAGVAYIIGNAGMVFCYILFIFNHKNERKYRIAKLAGFNKLAFMRLVRYGVPNGFGFFTDILSFTIFTFFVGHLDMFSLAAHNIAISMQTLSFMPILGLGLGVQIVVGRYMGMKKPDKVVEVVKNACKMGLAYAGTLAALFILVPNIFIGLFLQTGAEGTAEITKLALPLIKIVSFFVFADCIYLIFGDTLRGAGDTKFHMVAMLASGWLILVPGTYIFVYILKKDVLFIWGWLTFYAVVTAVLMTVRFFMGRWRTIDITAK, from the coding sequence GTGGGAAACGCAAAAAAATCTAAATCTTTAATAAAGGAAATTTGGCTTGTAGCTTATCCTTTAATTATTACAAACGCCTCTATAGTTACAATGCAGTTTGTTGACAGGATTTTTTTGTCCCGCTATTCGCCGGACGCTTTGGCGGCCTGCGTACCCGGCGGATCTTTGGCTTTTACTTTTGTAGCTTTGTTTATGGGTATAGCCGCCTATACGGGCGTTTTTGTGGCGCAGTATGATGGGCAGAAAAAAAGGGCCAATATATCCGTTTCTTTATGGCAGGGGATAATAATATCCTTATTTTCAGGTATAATTATAGCGTTGCTTACGCCCGTCGGTTTTTGGGTTATTGACCTTTTTGACCATGCCCCCGAAGTTGTTGTTTTGGAAAAACAATATTTCGGCATTCTTAACCTTTTCGGCGGGGTAATTATTTTAACTAACGCCCTTTCCGCTTTTTTTATAGGCCGCGGCAAAACCACGGTTCCGATGTCCGTTACAATTATAGGTAATATAATAAACATGTTTTTCGCCTACGCTATGATTTTTGGACATTTCGGTTTTCCCGAAATGGGGATAAAGGGCGCGGGGGTTGCTTATATCATTGGTAACGCGGGCATGGTTTTTTGCTATATATTATTTATTTTTAACCATAAAAATGAAAGGAAATACAGGATTGCCAAACTTGCCGGTTTTAATAAGCTGGCGTTTATGCGTCTTGTAAGGTACGGCGTGCCAAACGGCTTCGGCTTTTTTACGGATATTCTTTCCTTTACCATATTTACTTTTTTTGTAGGCCATTTGGATATGTTTTCTTTAGCTGCGCATAATATAGCTATAAGCATGCAAACATTATCTTTTATGCCGATACTTGGTTTGGGGCTTGGCGTTCAAATAGTTGTAGGCCGATATATGGGTATGAAAAAGCCCGATAAAGTTGTGGAAGTTGTAAAAAACGCCTGCAAAATGGGTTTGGCGTACGCGGGCACTTTAGCGGCTTTATTTATACTTGTTCCTAATATTTTTATAGGTTTGTTTTTACAGACAGGGGCCGAAGGTACGGCAGAGATAACCAAATTAGCGCTGCCTCTTATAAAAATAGTTTCTTTTTTCGTATTTGCGGACTGTATATATTTAATTTTTGGCGATACTTTGCGCGGCGCGGGTGATACAAAATTTCATATGGTAGCTATGCTTGCCAGCGGCTGGCTTATTTTGGTGCCAGGCACATATATTTTTGTTTATATACTTAAAAAAGACGTTTTGTTTATATGGGGCTGGCTTACATTTTACGCGGTAGTAACAGCCGTTCTTATGACTGTAAGATTCTTTATGGGCAGATGGCGTACAATTGATATAACCGCCAAATAG
- a CDS encoding toxin-antitoxin system YwqK family antitoxin yields MSVEEKVIVRKLAPLGSGKKGYLRKYYLDNKKIATETLNESMDTVSMDGTIPDGMVKEFYNSGRIYFECPFVNGVRNGVSRTYLESGVVNLEKTYKDGLLNGVVRVYQPSGSLQKEIFYEHDVQHGKQIKYYASGRLLEVATFKNGFLDGEVVTYSESGFVHAECTYKKDKLVGDKIIYHDNGAIALVSSYKDGKAHGITKKYSADGVLTEEWHFENGALQFKKMF; encoded by the coding sequence ATGAGCGTTGAAGAAAAGGTTATTGTGAGAAAGCTTGCTCCTTTAGGCTCGGGTAAAAAGGGGTACTTGCGCAAATATTATTTAGATAATAAAAAAATAGCTACCGAAACTTTAAACGAAAGTATGGATACCGTCAGCATGGACGGTACTATCCCCGATGGTATGGTTAAAGAATTTTATAACAGCGGCAGGATTTACTTTGAATGCCCTTTTGTTAATGGGGTAAGAAACGGCGTAAGCCGCACCTATCTTGAAAGCGGCGTGGTTAACCTTGAAAAAACTTATAAAGACGGCCTTTTAAACGGCGTTGTGCGCGTATACCAGCCCAGCGGATCTTTACAGAAAGAAATTTTTTATGAGCATGACGTTCAGCACGGCAAGCAAATAAAATATTACGCCAGCGGAAGGCTTTTGGAAGTAGCTACTTTTAAAAACGGCTTTTTAGACGGCGAGGTTGTAACATACAGCGAAAGTGGTTTTGTGCACGCTGAATGCACATATAAAAAGGATAAACTTGTGGGCGATAAAATAATTTATCATGACAACGGCGCTATAGCGTTGGTTTCTTCTTATAAAGACGGCAAAGCGCACGGTATAACAAAAAAGTATTCGGCTGACGGAGTGTTAACTGAGGAGTGGCACTTCGAGAACGGCGCTTTACAGTTTAAAAAAATGTTTTAG
- a CDS encoding cation-transporting P-type ATPase, which produces MKKENIQDMEKWYSEDVGEILSKLQVTPEEGLFEEDAKIRLSEFGANVLPQAKRKSALVRFISHFNDILVYVLIVAAIVTAVFGYYIDTAVILLVAFVNASIGFFQESKAERAIENIKKMLSPKAQVIREGVRLEIDASTLTIGDIVILSPGDKVPADLRLIRAENLKIEESALTGESLPTNKKPDMLSTDTMLGDRKNMAFSSTSVRSGKGLGVVVAVGQDTEIGKINQLLSEVEKATTPLIRQTAQFGKFVSTVIIVVSVFIFAFGYFFRDYEKADLLLSVIGLAIAAIPEGLTAILSIILAIGVQTMAKKNAIVRSLPSVETLGSVSVICSDKTGTLTKNEMTVQTVQTREQVFEVTGTGYSPEGAITIDGKTPVNFRENVVMDTLINCFNVCNDSALGKDKDRHWNVKGDPTEGALITLYQKAVLIEHKNFPRISTVPFDSEYKYMATLIEWENDKNIILIKGAPDRLMSIADKELTQKGEQPFDKQFWEDKINELANKGQRIIGAAYKLVPRTVKEIHHEDIYNEANSEGIVFLGLAGMIDPPREEAIEAIEVCAKAGITVKMITGDHVETAKTIGRQMGIENSDKALQGKDLDHMTEEEFVSAANEYNIFARTSPEHKLRIVHALQSKGKICAMTGDGVNDAPALKQADVGVAMGIKGTDVTKDAAEIVLADDNFATIVSAVKEGRRVYDNLKKSILFILPTNGAESFLIMASIIFSTVKPLTPVQILWVNMITSVTISLALAFEKAEPGVMNRPPRSPKTPLLDAYFIWRICFLSVFIGGGSLFMNVVLLGYGVSEQLVRTVTLQTIVLAQAFHLFNSRNIRGFAFNKDFFGNKYVFIVCFVMMFLQLSVTYIPFMNSTFGTVPLALGDWKYPFIFGIIVFIVVEIEKAVMRQIDKIKAAK; this is translated from the coding sequence ATGAAAAAAGAAAACATACAAGACATGGAAAAATGGTATTCGGAAGACGTAGGGGAAATTCTTTCAAAATTACAGGTAACACCGGAAGAAGGGCTTTTTGAGGAAGACGCTAAAATACGCCTTTCGGAATTTGGCGCTAATGTTTTGCCACAGGCAAAAAGGAAAAGCGCATTAGTACGTTTTATTTCCCACTTTAATGATATTTTAGTTTATGTTCTTATTGTGGCGGCTATAGTAACCGCCGTTTTCGGATATTATATTGATACAGCGGTAATACTGCTTGTAGCGTTCGTCAACGCAAGCATAGGCTTTTTTCAGGAAAGTAAGGCCGAACGCGCCATAGAAAACATTAAAAAGATGCTCTCCCCCAAGGCTCAGGTTATCCGCGAGGGCGTAAGATTGGAAATTGACGCTTCAACTCTTACAATAGGGGATATTGTTATTTTAAGCCCAGGCGATAAAGTACCTGCTGATTTAAGGCTTATCAGGGCTGAAAATTTGAAAATAGAAGAATCCGCCTTGACCGGGGAATCTTTACCTACAAATAAGAAACCCGATATGCTTTCCACAGACACTATGTTGGGCGACAGAAAAAACATGGCGTTTTCCAGCACGAGCGTACGTTCGGGTAAAGGGCTTGGCGTGGTTGTAGCCGTAGGGCAAGATACAGAAATAGGTAAAATTAACCAATTACTTTCCGAGGTGGAAAAAGCAACCACTCCGTTAATAAGACAGACGGCCCAGTTTGGTAAATTTGTTTCAACCGTCATAATTGTTGTATCTGTTTTTATTTTCGCGTTCGGCTACTTTTTTAGAGATTATGAAAAAGCGGATCTTTTGCTTTCCGTTATAGGTTTAGCCATAGCCGCGATACCTGAAGGTTTAACGGCTATCTTATCAATTATTCTCGCCATAGGCGTGCAAACCATGGCTAAAAAGAACGCCATTGTGCGCAGTCTTCCTTCTGTGGAAACATTAGGTTCCGTTTCAGTAATTTGTTCTGATAAAACGGGCACTCTTACAAAAAATGAAATGACTGTGCAGACGGTGCAAACGCGCGAACAGGTTTTTGAGGTAACGGGCACGGGCTATTCCCCCGAAGGTGCAATAACTATTGACGGCAAGACGCCTGTTAATTTTAGAGAAAATGTTGTAATGGACACTCTTATTAATTGTTTTAACGTTTGTAATGATTCCGCCTTAGGCAAAGATAAAGACAGGCATTGGAATGTTAAAGGTGACCCTACCGAAGGCGCTCTTATTACGCTTTACCAAAAAGCAGTATTAATAGAGCATAAGAATTTTCCCCGTATTTCCACGGTGCCTTTTGATTCCGAATACAAATATATGGCCACTCTTATAGAATGGGAAAATGATAAAAATATTATTCTTATTAAAGGCGCTCCCGACAGGCTTATGTCCATTGCGGACAAGGAACTTACCCAAAAAGGGGAACAGCCTTTTGATAAACAATTTTGGGAAGATAAAATCAATGAACTTGCTAACAAGGGCCAGCGTATTATAGGCGCGGCCTACAAATTAGTGCCCAGGACAGTAAAGGAAATCCACCACGAGGATATTTATAATGAAGCCAATTCGGAGGGGATAGTGTTTCTCGGCCTTGCCGGTATGATAGACCCGCCCAGGGAAGAAGCTATTGAAGCTATCGAGGTATGCGCAAAAGCGGGTATTACCGTAAAAATGATTACGGGCGACCATGTTGAAACCGCTAAAACAATCGGCAGGCAAATGGGTATAGAGAACAGTGACAAAGCCCTTCAAGGTAAAGATTTAGATCATATGACCGAGGAGGAGTTTGTTTCCGCGGCAAATGAATATAATATTTTTGCAAGAACCAGCCCCGAACATAAACTTAGAATTGTGCACGCGCTGCAGTCTAAAGGTAAAATATGCGCCATGACGGGCGACGGCGTTAACGACGCTCCAGCTTTAAAACAGGCGGACGTGGGCGTTGCTATGGGCATAAAAGGAACGGACGTAACCAAAGACGCCGCGGAAATTGTTTTGGCGGACGATAACTTTGCCACAATAGTATCAGCCGTTAAAGAAGGCCGCAGAGTGTATGATAACCTTAAAAAGAGTATTTTGTTTATCTTGCCGACAAATGGCGCGGAAAGTTTTTTAATTATGGCCAGTATTATCTTTTCAACCGTAAAGCCTTTAACACCGGTGCAGATACTTTGGGTTAACATGATAACCTCTGTCACTATATCTTTGGCTTTAGCTTTTGAAAAAGCCGAGCCGGGTGTTATGAACCGTCCGCCCCGTTCGCCCAAAACACCTTTGTTAGACGCTTATTTTATTTGGAGGATATGTTTCCTTTCCGTATTTATAGGCGGCGGCAGTTTGTTTATGAACGTTGTTCTTTTGGGTTACGGCGTAAGCGAGCAGCTTGTAAGAACTGTTACTCTGCAGACAATTGTTTTGGCGCAAGCTTTCCATTTGTTTAACAGCCGCAATATAAGAGGATTTGCTTTTAATAAGGATTTCTTTGGCAACAAATATGTGTTTATAGTTTGTTTTGTTATGATGTTTCTTCAATTAAGCGTAACTTATATACCTTTTATGAACTCCACGTTCGGCACGGTGCCGCTTGCATTGGGGGATTGGAAGTATCCCTTCATATTCGGTATCATAGTGTTTATTGTTGTTGAAATAGAAAAAGCCGTAATGCGCCAGATTGATAAAATTAAAGCAGCTAAATAA
- a CDS encoding type IV pilin protein, with amino-acid sequence MKKAFTLIELLVVVLIIGILAAIAVPQYNKAVLKSRATESMIIVNAIYGALERYKLATGQYPSTMSNFPSAAEINEYLDIEISLPKNTAIFYYPHSYFGINYNTASVRFTISKGLSENPNTTIQSHRPGTLSCWAYDTQNSFDLAGQNVCKSFCSSLSNEVAGTPTKACFIK; translated from the coding sequence ATGAAAAAAGCGTTTACATTGATTGAACTTTTAGTGGTTGTTTTAATAATAGGAATTTTGGCCGCTATAGCGGTGCCGCAATATAATAAAGCGGTTTTAAAAAGCCGCGCTACCGAATCTATGATTATAGTAAACGCTATTTACGGCGCTTTGGAAAGATACAAACTGGCAACGGGCCAATACCCGTCTACAATGAGCAATTTTCCATCGGCGGCGGAAATTAACGAATACCTTGACATTGAAATATCTTTGCCAAAAAACACAGCAATTTTTTATTATCCGCACTCGTATTTCGGTATTAATTATAATACCGCCTCGGTAAGATTTACAATATCAAAAGGACTGTCTGAAAATCCCAACACAACAATACAATCTCACAGGCCGGGCACTTTGTCCTGTTGGGCGTATGACACACAAAACTCATTCGATCTCGCAGGGCAAAATGTCTGCAAAAGTTTTTGCAGTTCTCTTTCCAATGAAGTCGCAGGCACTCCAACTAAAGCCTGTTTTATAAAATAA
- a CDS encoding cold-shock protein gives MAKGKVKWFNDQKGYGFVTPEDGSKDLFVHYQEIKGEGFKTLSEGQEVEFDIVESDKGPKAVNVRK, from the coding sequence ATGGCAAAAGGAAAAGTAAAATGGTTTAACGACCAAAAAGGTTACGGCTTCGTAACCCCCGAAGATGGCTCAAAAGACCTCTTTGTACACTATCAGGAAATCAAAGGGGAAGGTTTTAAAACCCTCTCTGAAGGTCAAGAAGTTGAGTTCGACATTGTGGAATCTGATAAAGGTCCCAAAGCCGTCAACGTTAGAAAATAA
- a CDS encoding NAD(P)/FAD-dependent oxidoreductase, which yields MNTENKVYDTAVIGAGASGLAAAVVLARGGKSVLVLEAGKTAARKILVSGNGRCNVTNKNMSENCYFGEKDFIKNVLKSFSFKESVEFFKSIGVLLKEEDDGRYFPVTDKATAVAGALTLALEENDGVLLTEHKIKEISRNSVFIVTAENGKIFKAKKLMLACGSKAYPQCGGTDSGYTLAQGFGHSVVETAPALSPVVLEQNPLAKLQGVRIDAEVSVILEKKTLISSKGEVMFTKNGLNGIPVMNVSRVLARNPGAKISLNLLPFVNRADFKIYMEQRRAEYKNRKIKDFFTGILHETIAEQLILLSGIEKTVLAGRMKDDVFCNLADVLQNWVFAPGRPAKWEDSYAAAGGVDVKEINPNTLESKKCANVYILGEMLDVDGKSGGFNLHFAFGCGYKAAKAVLEDL from the coding sequence ATGAACACAGAAAATAAAGTTTATGATACAGCTGTAATAGGCGCGGGGGCATCAGGGCTTGCCGCGGCTGTTGTTTTGGCGCGCGGGGGTAAAAGTGTTTTGGTATTGGAAGCGGGCAAAACAGCCGCGCGTAAAATTTTGGTAAGCGGCAACGGCAGGTGCAACGTTACAAATAAAAATATGTCTGAGAATTGTTATTTTGGCGAAAAGGATTTTATTAAAAACGTGCTTAAAAGCTTTTCTTTTAAAGAAAGTGTTGAATTTTTTAAATCTATTGGCGTTTTATTAAAAGAAGAAGATGACGGGCGCTATTTCCCTGTAACTGATAAGGCAACAGCCGTGGCCGGCGCTTTAACGCTTGCTTTAGAGGAAAACGACGGCGTTTTATTAACAGAGCATAAAATAAAAGAGATTTCCCGAAATTCCGTTTTTATCGTTACCGCCGAAAACGGCAAAATATTTAAAGCGAAAAAATTAATGCTTGCCTGCGGTTCAAAAGCGTACCCGCAATGCGGCGGTACGGACAGCGGTTATACTTTGGCCCAAGGCTTTGGTCATAGCGTAGTTGAAACAGCGCCTGCTTTAAGCCCCGTTGTTTTAGAGCAAAACCCGCTTGCCAAATTACAAGGCGTAAGGATAGATGCGGAAGTTTCTGTTATTTTGGAAAAGAAAACATTAATAAGTTCAAAGGGCGAAGTTATGTTTACTAAAAACGGGCTCAACGGCATACCTGTTATGAATGTAAGCAGGGTTTTGGCCCGTAACCCCGGCGCAAAAATAAGTTTAAATTTACTGCCTTTTGTTAACCGGGCTGATTTTAAAATTTATATGGAGCAAAGGCGGGCCGAATACAAGAACCGCAAAATAAAAGATTTTTTTACAGGCATACTGCATGAAACCATTGCTGAGCAATTAATTTTACTTTCAGGTATAGAAAAAACTGTTTTGGCCGGCAGAATGAAGGACGATGTTTTCTGTAATCTGGCGGACGTTTTACAAAACTGGGTTTTTGCACCGGGCCGGCCTGCTAAGTGGGAGGATTCCTACGCCGCGGCGGGAGGTGTTGACGTTAAAGAAATAAACCCGAACACCCTGGAATCAAAAAAATGTGCTAATGTATATATTTTAGGGGAAATGTTAGATGTTGACGGTAAAAGCGGCGGTTTTAATTTACATTTTGCTTTTGGCTGCGGCTATAAAGCCGCAAAAGCTGTTTTGGAGGATTTATGA